The sequence GCCTGGGATGGCAGCGGCATGCTGGTGAGCGCGACCGAGGCGGGCTTCATCTTCCGCCACGATCCGGCCACCGGAACCTTCACCGAAGTGCGCAGGCATGCCAATCGGGTCAACGGCATCGCGTTCTCGACCGAGCCCGGCGTGCTCTACGGCTGCCAGGAAGGCGGCCGCCGGATGATCCAGTTCCAGCCGCGCGGCACGGCGAACCCGACCGCCACCCGGATCGACGGCAAGGTGCACAACTTCCCGTGCGATCTGTGCGTCGATCGCGGCGGCCGGGTGTGGTTCTCGGATCCGTACAGCCATGTACTGTCGTTCGGTCCGCAGATCTTCCCGCCGCTGCACCATGCATCGGTGCTGCGTCTGGGCCGCGACGAGCGCGCGCACTGGCACCTCGACCGCGTCACCGAAGACACGCTCGCGCCGCGCGCCGTGCTGCTGTCGCCGGACGAGAAGACACTGTACGTCGGCGAAGGCGAAGTCGGCCGCAAGGGACCGCGCGAGCTGCGTGCCTACCCGCTCGACGCGCATGGCCATGCCGGCACGCCGGTGGTGATGCACAGCTTCGGCGCCGACCATCGCGGCGAACAGCGCGGCATCGAGGGCATGTGCCTGGACAGCGACGGCAACATCGTGGCCGTCTGCGGATCACGGCGCAGCGGCCCTGGCCCGCATGTGATGGTGTTCTCGCCGTCGGGCACGATCCTCGAGTCGCATCCGCTGCCCGGCGACCTGCCCGCACGCTGCCAGTTCGGCGGGCCGGCCCTCGACACCCTGTACGTGAGCACGCTCGGCGGCGAGCTGTTCACCGCACGCGATATCGGACGAAAGGGCTACCAGCGGTTCTGAAGGGCAATACCAACGCATCGGCCGATGCGACCGCCACCGGTTTTCACACAGAGACAGGCGCGAGGCCAGGCAGCCATCCAGGAGGAGGCAACCATGCATGGGAACAAGCAGGCGTCGAGACGTTCCGCTCGGGCGGGAGGTCTGCTCGCGGCGGCCGCACTGGCCGGCGCAGCATGCGCCGCGGCATCTACACCGCAGGCGTTCGCGCAGGAGTTCCCGCAGAAGCCGCTTCGGATCGTGGTCGGACCCGGCCCGGACATCGTCGGCCGCATGCTCGGACAGCACTACACCGAGGCCTGGGGACAGCCGACGCTGATCGACCCGCGCCCCGGAGGCGGTGGCGTGATCGCGGCCGAGATCGTCGCCAAGGCCCCGCCGGACGGCTACAGCATGCTGCTGTCGAGTGCAGCCTACACCATCAACGCCGTCTTGCAGCCGGGCAGTACCGACCTGCTGCGCGACTTCGCACCGGTCGTGTTCGCAGCCTCGTCGCCGTTCGTGCTGATGGTGCATCCATCGCTGCCAGTACGCTCCACCGCGGAGCTGATCGCGCTCGCGCGCAAGCGGCCAGGCCAGATCAACTATGCCTCCTCGGGCAACGGCACCCCGCCTCACCTGGCTGGCGAGCTGTTCAAGTCGATGGCGAAGGTCGACATGGTTCACATCCCGTACAAGTCGGCAGGACCGGCCATCATGGACACCGTGGGGGGCCAGGTTCAGGCGGTGTTCGGCATCGCCTCGGTCGCGATGCCGCAGGTGCTGTCCGGCAAGCTGCGTGGGCTGGCGGTGAGTAGCAGGGAGCGTTCGCGGCTGGCGCCCGACATTCCGACGCTGAACGAGACCGGACTGCCGGGTTTCGAGGTGATCGGCTGGAACGGCCTGATGGCGCCGGTGGCCACGCCCCGGGCAATCGTCGCGAAGCTCAATGCCGAAGCGCTGGCCGCGCTGAAGCAGCCGCAGTTCCAGGCGAAGCTGGTCGGGGCGGGCTACGAGCCTGCCGCACCGAACACGCCGGAACAGTTCGGCGAACAGGTGCGTGCGGAGGTGGCCAAATGGGCGAAGCTGGTGAAAGAAACCGGCATGCGGGTGGACTGATGACGACCCACCTGCGACGCATCGGGCTGGTCCTGCCACTGCTGGCAGCGGCACTGGCAGCGGTCCCTGTGCCGGCCGGTGCACAGGCCTGGCCGATAAAGCCGGTGCGCCTCGTCGCGCCCTTCCCTCCAGGCGGGTCGTCCGACCTGGTGGCCCGAGTCGTCGCCCACGGCCTCGGCGAGGCGCTGGGGCAACAGGTGATCACCGAGAACCGCGCCGGGGCGGGCGGCAGCATCGGCACCGCGATGGTGGCCAAGGCCCCTGCCGACGGATATACGCTGCTGCTAGCCGGCATCGGTCCGATCGCGACCAACGTCCACCTGTATGCCGACGTCGGCTACGACCCGGTGCGCGACCTGGCCGCGATCACGCCGGTGGCCAGTGCGCCGACGATGCTGGTCGGGCATCCCAGCGTGCCGGCGAAGACGGTGAAGGAACTGCTGGCACTGGCACGGCGCAAGCCCGGGGCGCTGACCTGCGGCTCCGGTGGCGTCGGCACGCCGGCACACCTCGGCTGCGAGATGTTCAAGCTGCTGGCGAAGGTCGACGTACTGCATGTCGCCTACAAGGGCAGTGGCCAGGCAATCAACGACCTGATCGGCGGGCAGATTCACCTGGTGTTCGCAAGCACTCCCGTCGGCGTGCCGAACCTGCGCAACGGCAAGCTACGCGGCTATGCGGTGACCTCGACCAGCCGAACGCCGCAGGCGCCCGATCTGCCGACGCTGGACGAGGCCGGCGTGAAGGGGTATGTGTTCGACAGCTGGTGGGGAGCCTTCATGCCGGCGCGCACGCCGGCCGCGATCATCGACCGGGTGGCCGCGGACATCGCGAAGGTGGTCACCGGCGGCGAGGCGAAGGAACGCTTTGGCGTGCTGGGGCTCGATCCCTATGTGCTGTCGCCGGCGGCCTTCGCGGCACTGGTGCGCGCAGACGTGGAACGCATCGGGCAGCTGGTCCGCGCGACCGGCATCCGGGCCGATTGAAACGAACCAGGGGAGCAGGCGAGATGGCGGTAGCGAAGAAGGCAGTGAAGAAGACGGCGAAGACCGCGGCGAAGAAGACCGTGGCCAGGCGTTCCACCGCGCTGGCATCGGCCGCGCGCAAGACCCGGGCCGGCGGACGAAGGATCGACGTGCACAGCCATGTCGTCCCTGCGGAACTGCTGCAGGCGATCGAGCGCGACCCGTCGCGCTTCCAGATGAAGATCGAATCGCGTGACGGCAGCCAGAAGATCGTGCGCGAGGGTGGCCATGCATTCCCGGTCTATCCGGAGTTCTCGGATCCTGCCGTGAAGGTCGCCGGCATGGACCGCAAGGGACTCGACGTCTCGTTCATCTCGCCGGCGCCGATCGTGATGATGTACTGGCTCGGCGTCGATGCGGCAGCCGAGGCCGCGCGCATCACCAACGACGGCATCGCGAACATGGTGGCGGCGCACCCGGATCGGCTGCGCGGCATGGGCACGCTGCCGATGCAGCATCCCGATGCCGCGATCGCCGAGCTCGAGCGCATCGTGCGCGACCACGGCTTCCGCTCGGTCGAACTGGGCACCTCAGTCGAGCACGAACAGTTGTCCGAGCCGCGCTTCCGTCCGGTGCTGAAGCGGGCGCAGGACCTCAAGGTGTTCATCTTCGCGCACCCGTATTCGTCGACGCCGGAGTGCGGCACCGAGAACTACCACCTGCGTAACCTGATCGGCAATCCGCTGCATAGCACGATCATGGTGGGCAACCTCATGTTCAGCGGCGCACTCGACGACCTGAAGACGCTGAAGATCGTGCTCGCCCACGGCGGCGGCTACATCCCCTACCAGATCGGGCGCTTCGTCCATGGGCACAAGGTGCGCAAGGACACGAAGCAGGACACCCGCACTTCTCCCGAGAAGATGCTGCGGCGGTTCTGGTACGACGCGCTGGTCCACGATGAGGCGGCTCTGCGCTACCTCATCGAACGCGTCGGCGCCGACCGGGTGGTGCTCGGGACCGATGCGCCGTTCGACATGGGGGAAGAGAATCCGCTGGAGCGGCTGAAGGCGGTGAAGCGGCTGTCGACCGCCGACCGCGAGCTGATCTGCAGCGGCAATGCGATGAAGCTGTACGGCGGAAAGCTGTAGCACCGCGGTACGGCGCATCCGGAGGAGGTACGTCGATGAAGAGGGATCGAAGGCAGGCGATCGACCTGCCCGCAGTCGCCGCGCTGCCGTGGCTCCTACTGCTGCCTGCGCTGGCGCAGGCGCAGGGCCCGGCGGTGGCCTGGCCGACGAAGCCGCTGCGCCTGATCGTGCCTTCGGGCCCGGTCGGGCCAAGCGACTTCCTCGCCCGGGCACTCGGCAACCGGCTGTCCGAGCACCTGAAGCAGGGCGTGGTGATCGACAATCGGCCGGGCGCCGGTGGCACGCTGGGCACCATGCTGACCGCGCGCGCAGCACCCGACGGCCACACGATCCTGGTCATGGGCATGAACAACTACGTGATCAACGCGACGCTGTACCCGCAGCTGCCGTACGACTCGTACAAGGATCTGATCCCGGTTTCGGTGCTGGCCGACGCACCACTGCTGCTCGCCTCGCATCCGTCGGTACCGGCGAAGAACGTGCAGCAGCTGGTCGCGCTGGCGAAGAAGCAGCCGAAGGGACTCGACTATGCGTCCGGCGGATCGGGCACCGGGCCGCACCTGGCGATGGAACTGTTCCTGGAGCGCGTCGGCGTGAAGATGGAGCACATCGCCTACAAGGGTGCCGGGGCGGCGCTCAACGAGGTGATGGGTGGCCAGGTCGGGGTGATCTTGGTGAACATGACCGCCGGCATCCCGTTCGTGCGCAGCGGCAAGCTGCGCGCGCTCGCGGTGACCAGCGCGAAGCGCTCGCCAGGCGCTCCCGAGATCCCGACGGTCGCGGAGTCCGGGTATCCCGACTACATCACCACCGGCCAGCATTTCGCGATGGTCCCCGGCGCCACGCCGCGGGAGATCGTCGCGCGGGTGCACCACGAACTGATCCGCGCGCTGAACACACCCGACGTGCGCGAGCGGCTGGCGGCCGAAGGCTCGGAGATCGTGGGCAGCAGCACCGAACAGGCGATCGCGATCGTGCGCGACGAAATCGCGCGCTGGGCGAAGGTGATCCGGCGGCTCGGCCTGAGTGCAAACTGATACACCCGGCATGCGTTGTGCTCGTCCACCGCTGGTTCCCATCCTCCCGTCGAAGGAAAAAATCGTGCATTGCAGCCCTGCCGCTACCCGCGCAAGCCGAGGTGCCACACGTCTGTCCAGGGTTGCGTTCATGGCGCTCGCCACCGTCCATGCTTTCATTTCGCTGACCGTCACCGGCGCCCGCGCGCAGCCCGCGCCGGCATGGCCGACGAAACCGGTGCGCCTGGTCGTGCCGCTGCCTCCCGGTGGTGCGGCCGATATCGTCGCACGCGTCGTCGCCGGGAAGCTCACCGAGTCGATCGGGCAACAGGTGGTGGTCGAGAACCGTCCCGGCGCCGGCACCAACATCGGGCCCGCTTTCGTTGCGAAGTCGCCAGCCGACGGCTACACCCTGCTGCTCGCGTCGGTGACCAACCATGCAGTATCGGTGAACGTGTTCTCCTCGCCCGGCTACGACCTGGCGAAGAGCTTCGCGCCGGTGGCCCTGCTCGCCAACGCACCGCACATCCTGGTCGCGCATCCGTCGCTGCCGGTAAAGACGGTGCGCGACGTGGTCGCGCTGGCCAAGGCACGCCCGCGCGAACTGTCCTTCGGATCTCAGGGCAGCGGCACCCTCGCCCACCTCGAGATCGAACTGCTGCAGGGATTGACCGGCGCCGAGTTCACCCATGTGCCCTACAAGGGCAGCGCGCCGGCAAAAGCGGATATCACCGCAGGCCACATCCAGCTGATGTTCGACTCCTATGCATCGGCCTCGTCGCTGCTGAAGGAGCGCCGGCTGCGCGTGGTCGCGATCGCCTCGGACAAGCGCTCGGCCTTCCTGCCGGAAGTCCCGACCTTCATCGAGTCCGGCATCAAGCAGTATGCGGCGAACAACTGGTACGGCCTGATGGCACCGCTCGGCACGCCGAAGGCCATCGTCGACCGGCTCGCCGACGAAACGGCGAAGCTGCTGCAGCTGGCCGACACGCGGGAGCGCTTCGCGGCGCTCGGGCTCGAGCTGACGCCGGGCGGGCCCGCTCGGCTTGCCGAAGTGGTGGCCAGCGACCTCGCGACCTGGGGGCCGGTCGCGAAACGCGCCAGGGTGAAGGTCGAGTAGGCACGTCGACGGCCCGGCCTGCAAGCAGCCGTCCCCGAGGCCACTGCAGGGCGCTGCAGGGGGCGGATGTATACTCCAGCCGGTGTTGAACGAGAGGACTGACTTGGCTGCAGGTCTGGAAGCAGGCGCCCGCAAGGTTCGCTGGGGCGTGGTGGGCCTTGGTCGCCTGGTCGAGCAGTGGATGGTGCCGGCGATCGCGCAGAGCCCCGGCTCGGAACTGGTCGCCTGCCTGGGCAGCTCGCCACTGAAGACGCGCGAGTTTGCCGCACGCCATGGGGTGTCCGGCATCCACGACGATCCGGAGTCGCTCGCGGCAGATCCCTCGGTCGATGCGATCTACGTCTGCACGCCCAATGCACTGCACGGCGCGGCCGTGTTCGCCGCGGCCCGTCACGGCAAGCACGTGCTGTGCGAGAAACCGCTGTCGATCGACCTGGCCGAAGCCGCGGCGATGGCGGATGCCTGCCGCGACGCCGGCGTGGTGCTGCGTGTCGCACACCAGATCCGGCTCGAGCCGGTGATCCGCCGCCTGCGCGAGGTGGTGCAGTCGGGCGAGCTGGGCGAACTGCGCGCGATCTCGCTCGAGCGTAACGGCCCGATGGGCGGTACGCGCGCACCATGGCGGCTCGACGTGCGCCAGGGCGGCGCACTGTTCGACATGGCGGTGCACCTGCTCGACCTGGTGCAGTGGGTGTCGGGCCTGCCCTACACCGAGGTGTCCGCGCTGTCGCATCCCGACCGGCGCAGCGGCCTGCCCGACGAGACGGTGACCGTGCTGGCGATGCTGGGCAGCGTCTGCCAGGCGGTGGTGCGCGCCACGCGCGAGATGCCGACGGTGCGCAACGACTTCGTGCTGCAGGGCACGCGCGGCATGGCGAGCACCTCGGCACTGCGCTGGACAGACCGACATGTGCTCACCATCGCCACGCCAGAGGGCAACCGCGAAGAGACGTTCACCGCCGCACCCTCGGCCTATCGCCTCGAGATCGATGCGTTCGAGGCGGAGCTCGCCGGGCGCCGTACCGACCTGCCCGACGGCGAATCGGGCGTGGCCCTGGTCGAGGTGACCCGCGCGATCATGCAGTCGATCGACGAACGCCGCACCGTGCCGATCACTGGCGCGCGGCACTGACCGGCCCGGCGCGGCCGAATCGAACTGGAGCAACGGATGTACACGCCCTTCCCCGTCCACGAGATCGAAGGCAGCGCGCACGACTGCGGCGAGGCGCACGGTCGACTCGCCGCCGAGCGCGTGCAGCAGACGCTCGACATCTACCTGCCGTCGTTCGAGCGCCAGGCCGGGCTCTCGCTCGCCGACACCCGCGCCCGGGCACGCACCTTCGCGCAATCGATCCGCGAGATAGACCTCGACATCCTGCATGAACTGGAGGGCATCGCCGCCGGCTCGAAGCAGGCCTTCGAGGACATCGTCGCGGTGAACTGCCGCACCGAACTGCTGTACGGCAGCGCGATGGGCCTGAAGCCGGCGACCGAGTGCACGACGATCGCCGTGCTGCCCGAGGCCGCGCGCGACGGCGGCGTGATCGTCGGCAAGAACTGGGACTGGCGCAACGGCTGCGTCGACAGCATCGTGGTGCTGAAGATCCGCCAGCAACGCAAGCCGGCGCTGACCCTGATCGTCGAGGCCGGCATGGTCGGCCGCGACGGCTTCAACGAGGAAGGCATCGCGATCTGCGGCAACCTGCTGGTGTCGAACGAAGACCGCGGCCATGTCGGCGTGCCGATCCCCATCCTGCGCCGGCAGGTGCTCAATGCGCAGCACTACTACGAGGCGATCGATCGGCTGGTACGCGCCCCGCGCGGCGCCTCCGGCAACTACCTGATCGCGCATCGCGGCGGCGTGGCCATCGACTTCGAGCTCTCCCCGAAGCAGGCCTTCCCGGTCTACCCCGAGCGCGGGCTGCTGACCCATTCCAACCACTTCCAGTCGGTAGTCGCGCAGTCCACCGGCGTGGCGAAGTTCTACACCGGCGACAGCCTGTACCGCGACTTCCGTGCGCGCCAGCTGCTCGAGCCGAAGATCGGTTCGATCACCGTCGACGACGTGAAGGACACGCTGCGCGACCACTTCGGGCACCCGCGCTCGATCTGCCGCCATCCGCACGACTACCCGGGGAGCGAACCGACGATGACGGTATCCTCGCAGGTGTTCGACCTCAAGAACAACCGGGTACATATCGCCGCAGGCCAGCCGTGCCAGTCCGAGTACCACTCGGTCGGCCTGCCCGGCAGCGACTGAAGGGAGCACAGATGAAGGGACGTTACCGCTGGCCCGACGGCGTGCGCTGCGCCGTCTGCCTGACCGTGGACTTCGACGGCCCGTCGCACGAGACCGGGCGCAAGCTGCGTCCGCTCGGCGCGAACGCCGTCGGCCGCTACTCCGGCCGCTGCGGCATGCCACGCTACATGGACCTGTTCGAGCGCCACGGCGTGCCGACCACGTTCTTCATGCCCGGCTTCGATGCCGAGTGCTATCCGGAACTGGTGCAGGAGGCGCATCGCCGCGGCTTCGAGATCGGCTCGCACGGCTACCTGCACGAGAGCTGGGAACTGGGCGACGAAGAAGAAGCATTGCTCGAACGCACCCACAACATCCTCACCGGGCTGATGGGCACGCCGCCGACCGGCTGGCGCTCGCCGTCTGGCCGCAAGAGCGCGCGCACGATGCGCGTGCTGCGCCGCCTCGGCTACCGCTACGACTCCAGCGACAAGGACTACGACCTGCCGTACATGGTCGAGATCGACGGCCAGCGCCAGGACGACATGCCGGAGCTGCCGAGCAGTGCCTACAGCCTCGACGACTTCCCGTTCTACCGCTTCAGCATGACGCCGCCTTCGGAAGTGCTCGAACACTGGAAGCAGGAGTTCGACACCCTGTACCACGAGAACGGCTACTACATGCTGATGGTGCATGCACGCAGCGGCTGGGGTTCCGGCACGCCGGCGCGCGCGCGCATCGTCGAGCAACTGATCACCTACATCAAGCGCCATGAAGGCGTGCGCTTCTTCAGTGTCGGCGGCCTCGCCGACTGGGTGAGGGAAAACCATGCCAGCTTCGACTAGTTCCCTGCCGCGGCTCGCCAGCCCGCGCTGGCCCGGCAACGCGCAATGCGTGGTGCTGGTCACCGTCAACTTCGATGCCGAGTCGGTCGACCTGACCGAGACGCGCGAAGAGAACCTGTACGGCCGCTACTCCTATGGCCGCTACGGCATGCGTGCCGGCCTCGCGCGCCTGCTCGATGCATTCGCGAACACCGGCACGAAGGCGACCGTGTTCGTGCCTGCCACCGACGCGCAGCGCCACCCCGCCGCGCTCGACGCGGTGCTGAAGGGCGGCCACGAAGTCGGGGCACGCGGCTACGCGTTCGAGGACCATGGCAGCCTGGGCGATGCCGAGTTCGAAACCCTGCAGCGTGCGCATGAAGCCCTTACCGCCGCCACCGGCAGCGCGCCGGTGGGCTGGCGCGCGCCGCGTGGCCTGCTCTCGCCCGCGACGCTCGGACACCTGGCCCGTCTTGGCTATCTCTACGATGCCAGCTTCGAAGACGACGACTGGCCCTACATCGTGCAGGCCGAAGGCGGCCGGCGCCTCGTCGAACTACCGCAGTTCCAGCCCATGCAGGACGCGACCTTCTACGAACCGCGCCACTCGCATGTGCGCGTGCTGAAGACGTGGAAGGAGGAGTTCGACGCGATGCATGCCGAGGGCACGCTGGTCACGCTGACCCTGCATCCGCGCGGCGACTACGGCTCGGGACGTGCGGCGCGGGCACGCGTGGTCGAGGACTTCCTCGGCTACATGGCCGGGCGGCCAGGCACCTGCTTCATGACCTGCCGCGAACTGGCCACGTGGTGGCTGGCGAACCAGCCCGGCACGCTGGAGGGCATGCCACCGGGCTGAGCCCCTCGGCTGCGCTCAGATCTCCTTCGCGATGCGCTTGATCAGCTTGCCATAGGCCTCGAAGTCGGCGCGCATCATCGCGCCGAACTGCTCCGGCGACAGCACGGTCGGCTCCATCCCCTGCCCGGTCCAGGCATCGCGGCCTTCGGTCGATCCCAGCACCTTGCCGATCGAGCCGTTCAGGCGCGTCACCACCTCGCGCGGCGTGTTGGCCGGCGCGACCACGCCCTGCCAACCGGTCATGCTGTAGCCAGGCAGGCCCGACTCGGCGATCGTCGGTACGTCAGGCATCGCCGGCACCCGCCTCGGGCCGGTGACCGCGATCGCCCGCATGCGGCCACCCTTCACATGCGGCAGCAGGAACACCGGGCTGTTCCACATCAGGTGGATGCGCCCGCCCGTCAGGTCGACCAGCGCCGCATTGCCACCGCCCCGGTAGGGCACGTGCAGGATGTCCACGTTACCCATCGCGCCGAACAGCACACCGGCGAGGTGGAACGCACTGCCGACGCCGTTCGAACCGTACGCGATCTCGCCCGGCCGCTTGCGCGCGAGGGCCAGCACGTCGCGCGCGGTCTTCACCGGCAGCGAGGGATGCGCGACCATCAGGAACGAGAACTCGCCGATCAGCGCCACCGGTGCGAAGTCGCGCAGCGGATCGAACTGCACCTTCTGCAGCCAGGGCGTGGCGACGATGCCCGAGCCCGGTCCGGCGAGCAGCGTGTAGCCGTCGGGCGCAGCCTTGGCCACCGCCTCGGCGGCGATTGCCCCGGTGGCACCGGGACGGTTGTCGACCAGAACCGGCTGGCCGTATTCCTCCGACAGGCGCTGCGCGAGGAAGCGACCGTTGATGTCGATCGAGGTGCCCGGCGCATAGCCGATCAGGATGCGGATCGCGCGCGCTGGCCACTTGTCGGCCGGCTGGGCCCACGCATGAGGCACGACTGCGACGGTGGACACGAGGCCAGCCGCGATGAAGACGGCGGAACGGATGCTGCGACGACGGCGGACCATGGCGGGACCTGCTGCAGATACGATCGGCCCACGATACAAGGCACCGCCGCGCAACGTCAAATCGGGCGCATTACTCCTGCTCCACGCCGGCCCGCTTGATCACCTTTGCCCACTTCACGATCTCGGCCTGCACGAATGACTGGAACTGGTCGGACGATCCGCCGCCGATGTCCCCGCCCTGGCTTCGGATCATCTCGCGCACCTTCGTATCGCCCAGCGCGCGCACCATCTCTGCGTTGACCTGGCGCACCAGGTCCGCCGGCATCGCGGCCGGGCCGAACAGGCCGAACCAGGCAAGCGCCTCGTAGCCGGACAAGGTCTCGGCGATGGCGGGAATCTCGGGTAGCACGTCCGAGCGTTTCGCCGAGGTCACGCCGAGCGCGCGTAGCCGGCCGGTCTTCAGGTGCGGCATCGCGGTGGTTATGTTGGGGAACATGCTCATCACGTTGCCACCGATGACATCGGTCATGCCGGGGGTGCTGCCCTTGTACGGGACGTGCAGCATGTCGACGCCGCCGAGGTCGGCGAACAACACGCCCGCCAGGTGCTGCGAGAAGCCGGTGCCGGCCGAGG is a genomic window of Rhodocyclaceae bacterium containing:
- a CDS encoding SMP-30/gluconolactonase/LRE family protein — its product is MAWKFEPVPGPLKGQFGGALGGLAWDGSGMLVSATEAGFIFRHDPATGTFTEVRRHANRVNGIAFSTEPGVLYGCQEGGRRMIQFQPRGTANPTATRIDGKVHNFPCDLCVDRGGRVWFSDPYSHVLSFGPQIFPPLHHASVLRLGRDERAHWHLDRVTEDTLAPRAVLLSPDEKTLYVGEGEVGRKGPRELRAYPLDAHGHAGTPVVMHSFGADHRGEQRGIEGMCLDSDGNIVAVCGSRRSGPGPHVMVFSPSGTILESHPLPGDLPARCQFGGPALDTLYVSTLGGELFTARDIGRKGYQRF
- a CDS encoding tripartite tricarboxylate transporter substrate binding protein, producing the protein MHGNKQASRRSARAGGLLAAAALAGAACAAASTPQAFAQEFPQKPLRIVVGPGPDIVGRMLGQHYTEAWGQPTLIDPRPGGGGVIAAEIVAKAPPDGYSMLLSSAAYTINAVLQPGSTDLLRDFAPVVFAASSPFVLMVHPSLPVRSTAELIALARKRPGQINYASSGNGTPPHLAGELFKSMAKVDMVHIPYKSAGPAIMDTVGGQVQAVFGIASVAMPQVLSGKLRGLAVSSRERSRLAPDIPTLNETGLPGFEVIGWNGLMAPVATPRAIVAKLNAEALAALKQPQFQAKLVGAGYEPAAPNTPEQFGEQVRAEVAKWAKLVKETGMRVD
- a CDS encoding tripartite tricarboxylate transporter substrate binding protein; its protein translation is MTTHLRRIGLVLPLLAAALAAVPVPAGAQAWPIKPVRLVAPFPPGGSSDLVARVVAHGLGEALGQQVITENRAGAGGSIGTAMVAKAPADGYTLLLAGIGPIATNVHLYADVGYDPVRDLAAITPVASAPTMLVGHPSVPAKTVKELLALARRKPGALTCGSGGVGTPAHLGCEMFKLLAKVDVLHVAYKGSGQAINDLIGGQIHLVFASTPVGVPNLRNGKLRGYAVTSTSRTPQAPDLPTLDEAGVKGYVFDSWWGAFMPARTPAAIIDRVAADIAKVVTGGEAKERFGVLGLDPYVLSPAAFAALVRADVERIGQLVRATGIRAD
- a CDS encoding amidohydrolase — its product is MAVAKKAVKKTAKTAAKKTVARRSTALASAARKTRAGGRRIDVHSHVVPAELLQAIERDPSRFQMKIESRDGSQKIVREGGHAFPVYPEFSDPAVKVAGMDRKGLDVSFISPAPIVMMYWLGVDAAAEAARITNDGIANMVAAHPDRLRGMGTLPMQHPDAAIAELERIVRDHGFRSVELGTSVEHEQLSEPRFRPVLKRAQDLKVFIFAHPYSSTPECGTENYHLRNLIGNPLHSTIMVGNLMFSGALDDLKTLKIVLAHGGGYIPYQIGRFVHGHKVRKDTKQDTRTSPEKMLRRFWYDALVHDEAALRYLIERVGADRVVLGTDAPFDMGEENPLERLKAVKRLSTADRELICSGNAMKLYGGKL
- a CDS encoding tripartite tricarboxylate transporter substrate binding protein yields the protein MKRDRRQAIDLPAVAALPWLLLLPALAQAQGPAVAWPTKPLRLIVPSGPVGPSDFLARALGNRLSEHLKQGVVIDNRPGAGGTLGTMLTARAAPDGHTILVMGMNNYVINATLYPQLPYDSYKDLIPVSVLADAPLLLASHPSVPAKNVQQLVALAKKQPKGLDYASGGSGTGPHLAMELFLERVGVKMEHIAYKGAGAALNEVMGGQVGVILVNMTAGIPFVRSGKLRALAVTSAKRSPGAPEIPTVAESGYPDYITTGQHFAMVPGATPREIVARVHHELIRALNTPDVRERLAAEGSEIVGSSTEQAIAIVRDEIARWAKVIRRLGLSAN
- a CDS encoding tripartite tricarboxylate transporter substrate binding protein, which codes for MALATVHAFISLTVTGARAQPAPAWPTKPVRLVVPLPPGGAADIVARVVAGKLTESIGQQVVVENRPGAGTNIGPAFVAKSPADGYTLLLASVTNHAVSVNVFSSPGYDLAKSFAPVALLANAPHILVAHPSLPVKTVRDVVALAKARPRELSFGSQGSGTLAHLEIELLQGLTGAEFTHVPYKGSAPAKADITAGHIQLMFDSYASASSLLKERRLRVVAIASDKRSAFLPEVPTFIESGIKQYAANNWYGLMAPLGTPKAIVDRLADETAKLLQLADTRERFAALGLELTPGGPARLAEVVASDLATWGPVAKRARVKVE
- a CDS encoding Gfo/Idh/MocA family oxidoreductase; the encoded protein is MAAGLEAGARKVRWGVVGLGRLVEQWMVPAIAQSPGSELVACLGSSPLKTREFAARHGVSGIHDDPESLAADPSVDAIYVCTPNALHGAAVFAAARHGKHVLCEKPLSIDLAEAAAMADACRDAGVVLRVAHQIRLEPVIRRLREVVQSGELGELRAISLERNGPMGGTRAPWRLDVRQGGALFDMAVHLLDLVQWVSGLPYTEVSALSHPDRRSGLPDETVTVLAMLGSVCQAVVRATREMPTVRNDFVLQGTRGMASTSALRWTDRHVLTIATPEGNREETFTAAPSAYRLEIDAFEAELAGRRTDLPDGESGVALVEVTRAIMQSIDERRTVPITGARH
- a CDS encoding polysaccharide deacetylase family protein, translating into MKGRYRWPDGVRCAVCLTVDFDGPSHETGRKLRPLGANAVGRYSGRCGMPRYMDLFERHGVPTTFFMPGFDAECYPELVQEAHRRGFEIGSHGYLHESWELGDEEEALLERTHNILTGLMGTPPTGWRSPSGRKSARTMRVLRRLGYRYDSSDKDYDLPYMVEIDGQRQDDMPELPSSAYSLDDFPFYRFSMTPPSEVLEHWKQEFDTLYHENGYYMLMVHARSGWGSGTPARARIVEQLITYIKRHEGVRFFSVGGLADWVRENHASFD
- a CDS encoding polysaccharide deacetylase family protein → MPASTSSLPRLASPRWPGNAQCVVLVTVNFDAESVDLTETREENLYGRYSYGRYGMRAGLARLLDAFANTGTKATVFVPATDAQRHPAALDAVLKGGHEVGARGYAFEDHGSLGDAEFETLQRAHEALTAATGSAPVGWRAPRGLLSPATLGHLARLGYLYDASFEDDDWPYIVQAEGGRRLVELPQFQPMQDATFYEPRHSHVRVLKTWKEEFDAMHAEGTLVTLTLHPRGDYGSGRAARARVVEDFLGYMAGRPGTCFMTCRELATWWLANQPGTLEGMPPG
- a CDS encoding tripartite tricarboxylate transporter substrate binding protein, with product MVRRRRSIRSAVFIAAGLVSTVAVVPHAWAQPADKWPARAIRILIGYAPGTSIDINGRFLAQRLSEEYGQPVLVDNRPGATGAIAAEAVAKAAPDGYTLLAGPGSGIVATPWLQKVQFDPLRDFAPVALIGEFSFLMVAHPSLPVKTARDVLALARKRPGEIAYGSNGVGSAFHLAGVLFGAMGNVDILHVPYRGGGNAALVDLTGGRIHLMWNSPVFLLPHVKGGRMRAIAVTGPRRVPAMPDVPTIAESGLPGYSMTGWQGVVAPANTPREVVTRLNGSIGKVLGSTEGRDAWTGQGMEPTVLSPEQFGAMMRADFEAYGKLIKRIAKEI